The genomic region CTGAAAGCATGGAGTTTCTCCATTGGGAAGACCTTTGAGAAACCAGATCTAAACGATTCCAGCTGTTTCGAGATTCCTCGGTCGAGACAGTAATTAACTGTCAGTTCCGCATATTCCCTTGCATTTTCCATGGTAACCGTCATATCAGCACTACCCTCAACCAATTCCACCTGATCGtgtccaaatatttttgagCTGGGAGAGTAGGTCATCGTTAAAGCCAGATCCTCGATGGGCACAGACATTCCAGACGGATGGGTGATGTTCAGTGACGTTTCCTCGTCCGCTGAATTGCGACCGTCCGAGAATGTTCTGTCGCGTTTAGCGGTTGCTGTTTGGATCTCTTTAAGGAACTCGCCTCTTACTGGGTCCACATGCACGAGATCCTCTATGTCCAAAAGACCCGCGTACCATGGAGAGGGTACGAATGAAGAATACGCAGCATCCGCTTCACCCTCTTCCGATATAAAGCTGCTGGACATACTCGACGACATGCTTTCCTGGGTGACGCCGGATAAGCCGATCTTTTCGTTCACATTGTTCGTGATGTCTCCGTGACACATTAACTTTAAGAAAGGACGGGATAGCGGTAAGTCTACTAATCTATTATCTTGCAGAACCTTCGCCAAGAATACACCCAGGAACCAGAAGTATCGTGCAGCCCGCTCGCAAGCGGCTGAATCCTGTGGTAAGGGAGCAGGGAACAAACCGCTTGGTCGTGTCACGTAATATCCTGCCGGTCGAACCTGGTCGCTAGAAACGCGAATCTGTCCCTCCGAATCCTCTTGTGATTCCTCGTCGTCGCACAGCCACAGACCTAGGTCTTTGCGCTGCAATTCCGCTGCTACCAGGGCAAAGAACTCTAATGTTGGTCCGAGACCAGTTCCTTCCTCACCAACAAACTCAACTTCTAATATGCTTTTCCGACTCGCGTGCACCtgtaatggaaaataattgtgtGAGTACCGAGAATGATTGATTACAAGCGATGCTCGACTTCACGGAACTACAAATTTCGCACCTTTAGCACTTGTTCTGCCcagtctaataatttctctccCCTAGGTACGCTCACTCTTTCGTGCTTGAGTCTGCCAACACGGAATTCGTGGctatcgtcgcgtcgcggactCAATCCTGGCGCTCTTTGTCTTTCCAGAACAGCGTCCCTCTGTGTTTGAAGCCATACGATAGACCTAGATGCCCCGAACGCGGTGCAACTGAAGTACAATCGTCTGGTTTCAAAAGGCAGCAGGAACGGACAACTCCTGGCTAATTCCTCGCACCAATTTGGCAACGCTCCGGCAGCTAGGGCCAACGGATCTTGAATTTGTTGCACGATTTTGTTCGTGATCTTCTTCGAGGTGAAGTCGTCAGGGTGAACACAACACGTAGATTCCTCGAACTCGTCGTAGTCAATATGTTTGCCATCATCGCGAGTCGTACTCAATACATAAACGTGCCTAAGAAGTTGTAACACGTCCTCGACGGTGCACGCTGAAGAATTTTGAGTGGCATTGCGGGAGTACAGCGTCACGATCGGTGTGGCTCTTCCGGATGATTCCTCGTCTCTAgattctttatatattatactgtaaacAAAATACAAGTTACATACACGACTAAGAAACAGTTTCtttgtatacatattaatgTGCATTACGTATAATTTGGTTCCCATATTCTTCTTAATTTCTCCTGCCGACTTCCTAGTTCGGTAAGCTGCATCAACTCCTGCACAGCTTGGAAAATGCTAGCGTGCGGTTCAGTGAGCGGTAATTCAACATCCGGTACACCTGGAAGGCCTGGGCCCTTTAATGTCAACGATAGTCTTGGCATAGGCAGCGACCCTACGCGAGCACTGGACTGTGTTTCACTACCAGGTGGTGGAACTTCCAGATCTGTCGTCTATCAacgaaaattatgtaataagaATAAGAGAATTATTGTGCGCGTTATCTAGATCAACCGTTCGTCTTTACTTACTTGATTAATGTTTGTTCGGCCAGGTCGAGGATCGAAAGCGGGTATCAGAGCTGAGAATTGACGTTTCAACACGAATTCGTCATCCCAAGCACGACTCTTGCTACTCTGAGAAGCCTCCTCTTCCATAAACGTTGCCAATAAATTACGGCTCACCATCACTTCTTCGTAATCTCCTTCACAGCCATCACCTTCGTCTTCATTTTCCTCATCGTCCTCCTATTGAAAGTgaaggaaaaggaaacatTACACTGTGTTACGAAATCATTAATTTACAAGACTGACTTTATATATGGTTCTCGAGACTCACTTCTTGATCATGCTCGTCATtatcctcttcctcctcgaGGACAACATCCTCGTCATCTTCCAATTCCGTCACGAGGGTTGGTCTGTTAATAATCCTGGCACCACTGGCACTCGCAACACCCGCACAAGATTCCAAAAAGTCCTCGAGACTCACCTGTAGCAATAACTgcttattacattatataaaatcatacaCTCGATGatcaatattatacatacacattTACATATGAGAACAGGTATTCGAACAACATGTTGGTCCGAATAGTCATCGATTCTTACCTGTTCGCTATCGCTGCTTGTACTGGTAAGAGACATTGTCAACGCTTGTCCTAATCCAGCACCTGTCGTTGTCGTAACACCGCTGCCTGCGACTTGACCGCTGCTGGTTAAACTTGGATAACTTTGCGCGGTGCTTAGTAAACCACCAGGGAAATTAGGATTCAAGGCAAGACGAACTAAGCTTGACACAGAATTAGGTCCGCGGGAATTTGAACCAGTATTGGAATTAGAAGCGATGTGTTGTCCACCTGTAGGTCCTACGAGGGAACATTTTGTTAGTGgattatgaaaatgtttcgttGCGTTCCGATGACAAGTAGACAATTATTGTTCGTCGGAACACAAAGCTAGTGTTGAACAGTGCAAATGATATATGGAAAGATATGTAGATAGTGTCTAGCAATATTTCATGAACACTAACCAAACGTTCGTCTTCGAGTCATTGCGGTAAAAGTTCCCAACAAACCGGTAGCTGTTGTTGGTTCCAAAGTATTGCTAGTATCTGAACAAGCAAGGTTAGGGACAGACACAGACATAGGATTGGTCACGACAACAGGACATCCTCCAGTTGTGTTTTGCGTAGATGAGCTAGCTTCTTTGTCCCGACTGCATTCTTTGGTAGCTAGTTCAGAGGAAACGTAATGTCTAAGTAACGCTTTTTACGGGACAACGATTAGTCTTTACTGAGATTATATGAACAATGAAGAAGAGAATAGGGAATAGCGCTGTTCTCATACCATCGGCGATTCCAGAGTGTCTTTGTACAGGTTTTATCCTTAACGAATTATCCTCAGACTCGCCTGACACGCTAATTCTAACAGGCACTATGCTAAGTAACTCTCCGCTTAAAAAGCTGTTAGTATTGTTGCGTAGCCTGTCGGCTCCTTCTCTGACACGATCAAGTGCTTCGGCTGCCTCAAGTAAGTTTGCCACTGGCTGTAAACGTATTTCAACATAAAATTAGTACAAATGCTATGCACACCAATGTGATAGATGTATATGTTAGATCAATGATTATGCGAGCATCACACCTTGTTCCCTCGCACAGTAGCAAGCAACGGTTTCGAACTACTAGATGCACGATTGCTGTTACTATTGCTGGAACAGTCAGTGTTAAGGGCAAGACTCTCAACAATCGTTGCCAGATCACTTGTCACGGTAGTGTCGGGTCTTGGGTGTAACACAACCGACAATTCACTCGTCGAGTTTGCTCCACCTTCACCGGTTACAGCAACAACAGCCTCAGCACGAGCAACCGACAATACACTTTCTGCTAGCGATTCAGCCGCTTGCTGCTTGCAACAAACACAAAATTTAAGCTACTTTGAAACCAGTGTGAGATTCCCTACTCTAGTTCGAACATATTTCACTGCGTTTAAGTGTACAGTAATTCAAAGAACACGCCCGCAATTCTGATGCAAAAGGATATTGATCATACCTTAGCCGCCAAGTTGTCTGCGCTTGCTGCTTGATCGGTAGACGCTACCGAACCACGCATCACAGTATCGGTGCAATCTGGCAAACTGGGAGTACTGCTGGATTTTCGTCCTGTTAGCACACCGGTACCAGTTTTACCTTTTGTTCCATTATCAGAGTCTAAACCCGCACCAACTAGTCTTAAGTCGTATTTTCCTTCTGCGCCCATTCTATAAGAATTGGAACCACCGTGATCCCACGTTACGTCTATCCAACCATTATGCAACTCTCCTGTTACGGTACCTTCgcctgaaataataaatattttgataaaccATTATCAGTATACATGTGGATGTGAAGTAAAAGATTCGCGTACCTGGCGGTATGCCGTCCTGATCCCTCCATTTCCAGTCTAGGCCTCTAGCAACTCTAGCACCAGCGACCAAATGGCGAAGTACTTgggatttaattaatcttctCAATCTTCGGATTCCAGCCTCAGCTTCTTTAGCAGCACGACCCAAGTCCTCGCACACGCCAGTAACTTCACCATAAACTTCAAATCCAGATACGGACAAGTAATGCGTGTGGCCAGACGAGTTCTTTCCAATCTGTTGCAACCGCAAGTGACGCCAACCTTGCGTCTCTTCTGTCGTCAATTCTAACGTCCACGTAGCTGTATTACCAGGTTCATTCAACGATGTGTCGTCGACGTGAGCATAGAGATGCGTCCAATTGACTCCGTCTTTGGATGCCTGGAATAACCAGTTTCGCAGAGCACTTCTACCATAGCCTTTCGCGTGCCTCAACGTGTAAGCAGTCGGAATGATCCAGACCCCCAAGTCAATCGAGAACCATGCCCGCTTGTCGTCGTTCGTGTGACAATTCAACGCTGACGGATCACGGCTCAAAATATCTTCAAGTTGTCCGTAGGGCAGATTCCTCCCATCACTAGATGTGACAACGACCAAACCGTATTGGCCTGGATTCACCCACTCAGTGCATGATTTTGCATTTGTACCGATCCAATACAACAAAccattttcatcgaaatcgtaCTGATACTTGAATGTCATCTTACTACcctctttcaatttcttcacAAACGTGAACGTAGATCTGTCATGATCGTACCACTGTTTTGCTACCATTCGCAACAAATGGTTCTCCAACTGTTGTATGGTGCTCAAAGGCTCCATTTTCAAGCTACGACCAGACCTATCTATCAGAGAGCTCTCACCAGCAGCCTTTTCCAAGCGGAAGCGCAGTCTTCTGGTCAGAATTTGCAAACCGTAGCCGGAGCCTGGTGTATCGTACAAGTAGACCGGTAACTTCTCAATGGATTCCAGTACAGAGACCAATTTGTGGACTAGAATTTTCGCAGAGTTGTGTACCTTGTTCACATCTGCCACGTGGAAACAACTTTTAAATACTACTATTCGCTGCATTCGGAGCTTTGTCGCTCTTAATGTCGGTGGCTGTGGTCCTGGCGGAGCTGCCAACAGGGTAAGCAACGCCTGAACTAGGCCGCTGGAATGCAGCTCGTACGCGGACACCTTTCCTTCCTCGTTCAATAAAAGTTTCAGTTCTTCTAATGTACTTTGCAGTATGTTACGCCATTCTCTGTTCCCAGATTGTTGCTTCTGACAAGCCTTCTCTATCTGACTGACGATAACACCTAACTTGGCGACCACTCCACGTGGTTGAGCCTGGGCAGCTTTAAAATAACGCTCGTAAATATCTTGAGCTTGCATTTTCACCTTCTGCTTGATGGCTTCTATTTTGGATCTCAATCTTTTGCCTCTTTTACCGGCCCAGCCTGCAGAAAACTCTGGCcctaaaatataagaaatagcAAAGAGTAACAGGGACTGTACTGTACAATCACATAAAACACCATCACTCACCTAAACTAGTTTCCGCCGTAAAGGAATGCTTTGTGCCTCGATTCGACTCAAAAATAAATCCAGGCAAGTCCTCTCTCAAAATAGTCACCTGCAAGCTATCGCTATTATGAATGCCCAACATGCTTTCCCTTCTGCTGGATAATGCCCAATTTCCTACGATTAGCCGGGTTGTGCCAGGACGCGATAAAACAGGCTGGCTGACAGAGTTTGGTTTTACTTGGCTACGAGCTCTCTGTAATTTCTCCAAGAATTCGCCGCGGTTCTCTGCAATGCACATAATCCAGTAATTGATACGGTCTGGCCAATCAAGCAGGCGGTGGTGatgttattttcaatgaacCGAATAATGTTGTGGTAGAAGAAGAATGTTCAGGTCATGCATGCAGCAGAAATAAAGGAATTGTCATGCGGCTGATGATTTAACACT from Augochlora pura isolate Apur16 chromosome 5, APUR_v2.2.1, whole genome shotgun sequence harbors:
- the Ufd4 gene encoding ubiquitin fusion-degradation 4-like isoform X2; translated protein: MADVDPETLLEWLSMGQGDERDMQLIALEQLCMLLLMSDNVDRCFECCPPRTFLPALCRIFLDELAPDSVLEVTARAITYYLDVSAECTRRVVAMEGAVKAICSRLSGAGLGSRTSRDLAEQCIKVLELVCAREAGAVFEAGGLPCALCFIREHGARVHRDTLHSAMAVVTRLCGKVEPQDKSLPDCVEALSTLLRHEDAHVADGALRCFASLADRYSRRNTDPAPLASNGLVSELLHRLSNAAGPGTAIATTSGNPKTPPPSSTASTIPTPEAKSCASVSTIISLLSTLCRGSPSITHDLLRSELPDAIEKALKGDERCALDSMRLVDLLLVLLFEGRSALNRNTTGGPSGPLLPRLRRLDSAGEKSHRQLIDCIRSKDTDALIEAIDSGGIEVNFMDDVGQTLLNWASAFGTQEMVEFLCDRGADVNKGQRSSSLHYAACFGRPAIAKVLLKHGANPDLRDEDGKTPLDKARERVDEGHREVAAILQSPGEWMLPNQEHRKPETESEFTEPKGDPEMAPVYLKRLLPVFCATFQSSMLPSVRKASLSLIRKMVHYIQPDLLVETCGSDRTGDCGAMLVEVIANVLDNEEDEAGHLVVLQMIQDLMIKSKDEFLEHFARLGVFSKVAALAGPKESAPDPEAESNQSGEEQRMEDARELLVGRAYHWRDWCICRGRDCLYVWSDAAALELSNGSNGWFRFILDGKLATMYSSGSPEGGTDTSGKGRNTESLTTEENRGEFLEKLQRARSQVKPNSVSQPVLSRPGTTRLIVGNWALSSRRESMLGIHNSDSLQVTILREDLPGFIFESNRGTKHSFTAETSLGPEFSAGWAGKRGKRLRSKIEAIKQKVKMQAQDIYERYFKAAQAQPRGVVAKLGVIVSQIEKACQKQQSGNREWRNILQSTLEELKLLLNEEGKVSAYELHSSGLVQALLTLLAAPPGPQPPTLRATKLRMQRIVVFKSCFHVADVNKVHNSAKILVHKLVSVLESIEKLPVYLYDTPGSGYGLQILTRRLRFRLEKAAGESSLIDRSGRSLKMEPLSTIQQLENHLLRMVAKQWYDHDRSTFTFVKKLKEGSKMTFKYQYDFDENGLLYWIGTNAKSCTEWVNPGQYGLVVVTSSDGRNLPYGQLEDILSRDPSALNCHTNDDKRAWFSIDLGVWIIPTAYTLRHAKGYGRSALRNWLFQASKDGVNWTHLYAHVDDTSLNEPGNTATWTLELTTEETQGWRHLRLQQIGKNSSGHTHYLSVSGFEVYGEVTGVCEDLGRAAKEAEAGIRRLRRLIKSQVLRHLVAGARVARGLDWKWRDQDGIPPGEGTVTGELHNGWIDVTWDHGGSNSYRMGAEGKYDLRLVGAGLDSDNGTKGKTGTGVLTGRKSSSTPSLPDCTDTVMRGSVASTDQAASADNLAAKQAAESLAESVLSVARAEAVVAVTGEGGANSTSELSVVLHPRPDTTVTSDLATIVESLALNTDCSSNSNSNRASSSSKPLLATVRGNKPVANLLEAAEALDRVREGADRLRNNTNSFLSGELLSIVPVRISVSGESEDNSLRIKPVQRHSGIADATKECSRDKEASSSTQNTTGGCPVVVTNPMSVSVPNLACSDTSNTLEPTTATGLLGTFTAMTRRRTFGGQHIASNSNTGSNSRGPNSVSSLVRLALNPNFPGGLLSTAQSYPSLTSSGQVAGSGVTTTTGAGLGQALTMSLTSTSSDSEQLLLQVSLEDFLESCAGVASASGARIINRPTLVTELEDDEDVVLEEEEDNDEHDQEEDDEENEDEGDGCEGDYEEVMVSRNLLATFMEEEASQSSKSRAWDDEFVLKRQFSALIPAFDPRPGRTNINQTTDLEVPPPGSETQSSARVGSLPMPRLSLTLKGPGLPGVPDVELPLTEPHASIFQAVQELMQLTELGSRQEKLRRIWEPNYTIIYKESRDEESSGRATPIVTLYSRNATQNSSACTVEDVLQLLRHVYVLSTTRDDGKHIDYDEFEESTCCVHPDDFTSKKITNKIVQQIQDPLALAAGALPNWCEELARSCPFLLPFETRRLYFSCTAFGASRSIVWLQTQRDAVLERQRAPGLSPRRDDSHEFRVGRLKHERVSVPRGEKLLDWAEQVLKVHASRKSILEVEFVGEEGTGLGPTLEFFALVAAELQRKDLGLWLCDDEESQEDSEGQIRVSSDQVRPAGYYVTRPSGLFPAPLPQDSAACERAARYFWFLGVFLAKVLQDNRLVDLPLSRPFLKLMCHGDITNNVNEKIGLSGVTQESMSSSMSSSFISEEGEADAAYSSFVPSPWYAGLLDIEDLVHVDPVRGEFLKEIQTATAKRDRTFSDGRNSADEETSLNITHPSGMSVPIEDLALTMTYSPSSKIFGHDQVELVEGSADMTVTMENAREYAELTVNYCLDRGISKQLESFRSGFSKVFPMEKLHAFSPEEIRAMLCGEQNPQWTREDLLNYTEPKLGYTRESPGFQRFVNVLVSLTGPERKAFLQFATGCSALPPGGLCNLHPRLTVVRKVDAGSGGYPSVNTCVHYLKLPEYPTEETLKERLLAATRERGFHLN
- the Ufd4 gene encoding ubiquitin fusion-degradation 4-like isoform X3 — translated: MADVDPETLLEWLSMGQGDERDMQLIALEQLCMLLLMSDNVDRCFECCPPRTFLPALCRIFLDELAPDSVLEVTARAITYYLDVSAECTRRVVAMEGAVKAICSRLSGAGLGSRTSRDLAEQCIKVLELVCAREAGAVFEAGGLPCALCFIREHGARVHRDTLHSAMAVVTRLCGKVEPQDKSLPDCVEALSTLLRHEDAHVADGALRCFASLADRYSRRNTDPAPLASNGLVSELLHRLSNAAGPGTAIATTSGNPKTPPPSSTASTIPTPEAKSCASVSTIISLLSTLCRGSPSITHDLLRSELPDAIEKALKGDERCALDSMRLVDLLLVLLFEGRSALNRNTTGGPSGPLLPRLRRLDSAGEKSHRQLIDCIRSKDTDALIEAIDSGGIEVNFMDDVGQTLLNWASAFGTQEMVEFLCDRGADVNKGQRSSSLHYAACFGRPAIAKVLLKHGANPDLRDEDGKTPLDKARERVDEGHREVAAILQSPGEWMLPNQEHRKPETESEFTEPKGDPEMAPVYLKRLLPVFCATFQSSMLPSVRKASLSLIRKMVHYIQPDLLVETCGSDRTGDCGAMLVEVIANVLDNEEDEAGHLVVLQMIQDLMIKSKDEFLEHFARLGVFSKVAALAGPKESAPDPEAESNQSGEEQRMEDARELLVGRAYHWRDWCICRGRDCLYVWSDAAALELSNGSNGWFRFILDGKLATMYSSGSPEGGTDTSGKGRNTESLTTEENRGEFLEKLQRARSQVKPNSVSQPVLSRPGTTRLIVGNWALSSRRESMLGIHNSDSLQVTILREDLPGFIFESNRGTKHSFTAETSLGPEFSAGWAGKRGKRLRSKIEAIKQKVKMQAQDIYERYFKAAQAQPRGVVAKLGVIVSQIEKACQKQQSGNREWRNILQSTLEELKLLLNEEGKVSAYELHSSGLVQALLTLLAAPPGPQPPTLRATKLRMQRIVVFKSCFHVADVNKVHNSAKILVHKLVSVLESIEKLPVYLYDTPGSGYGLQILTRRLRFRLEKAAGESSLIDRSGRSLKMEPLSTIQQLENHLLRMVAKQWYDHDRSTFTFVKKLKEGSKMTFKYQYDFDENGLLYWIGTNAKSCTEWVNPGQYGLVVVTSSDGRNLPYGQLEDILSRDPSALNCHTNDDKRAWFSIDLGVWIIPTAYTLRHAKGYGRSALRNWLFQASKDGVNWTHLYAHVDDTSLNEPGNTATWTLELTTEETQGWRHLRLQQIGKNSSGHTHYLSVSGFEVYGEVTGVCEDLGRAAKEAEAGIRRLRRLIKSQVLRHLVAGARVARGLDWKWRDQDGIPPGEGTVTGELHNGWIDVTWDHGGSNSYRMGAEGKYDLRLVGAGLDSDNGTKGKTGTGVLTGRKSSSTPSLPDCTDTVMRGSVASTDQAASADNLAAKQAAESLAESVLSVARAEAVVAVTGEGGANSTSELSVVLHPRPDTTVTSDLATIVESLALNTDCSSNSNSNRASSSSKPLLATVRGNKPVANLLEAAEALDRVREGADRLRNNTNSFLSGELLSIVPVRISVSGESEDNSLRIKPVQRHSGIADATKECSRDKEASSSTQNTTGGCPVVVTNPMSVSVPNLACSDTSNTLEPTTATGLLGTFTAMTRRRTFGPTGGQHIASNSNTGSNSRGPNSVSSLVRLALNPNFPGGLLSTAQSYPSLTSSGQVAGSGVTTTTGAGLGQALTMSLTSTSSDSEQVSLEDFLESCAGVASASGARIINRPTLVTELEDDEDVVLEEEEDNDEHDQEEDDEENEDEGDGCEGDYEEVMVSRNLLATFMEEEASQSSKSRAWDDEFVLKRQFSALIPAFDPRPGRTNINQTTDLEVPPPGSETQSSARVGSLPMPRLSLTLKGPGLPGVPDVELPLTEPHASIFQAVQELMQLTELGSRQEKLRRIWEPNYTIIYKESRDEESSGRATPIVTLYSRNATQNSSACTVEDVLQLLRHVYVLSTTRDDGKHIDYDEFEESTCCVHPDDFTSKKITNKIVQQIQDPLALAAGALPNWCEELARSCPFLLPFETRRLYFSCTAFGASRSIVWLQTQRDAVLERQRAPGLSPRRDDSHEFRVGRLKHERVSVPRGEKLLDWAEQVLKVHASRKSILEVEFVGEEGTGLGPTLEFFALVAAELQRKDLGLWLCDDEESQEDSEGQIRVSSDQVRPAGYYVTRPSGLFPAPLPQDSAACERAARYFWFLGVFLAKVLQDNRLVDLPLSRPFLKLMCHGDITNNVNEKIGLSGVTQESMSSSMSSSFISEEGEADAAYSSFVPSPWYAGLLDIEDLVHVDPVRGEFLKEIQTATAKRDRTFSDGRNSADEETSLNITHPSGMSVPIEDLALTMTYSPSSKIFGHDQVELVEGSADMTVTMENAREYAELTVNYCLDRGISKQLESFRSGFSKVFPMEKLHAFSPEEIRAMLCGEQNPQWTREDLLNYTEPKLGYTRESPGFQRFVNVLVSLTGPERKAFLQFATGCSALPPGGLCNLHPRLTVVRKVDAGSGGYPSVNTCVHYLKLPEYPTEETLKERLLAATRERGFHLN
- the Ufd4 gene encoding ubiquitin fusion-degradation 4-like isoform X4, with the protein product MADVDPETLLEWLSMGQGDERDMQLIALEQLCMLLLMSDNVDRCFECCPPRTFLPALCRIFLDELAPDSVLEVTARAITYYLDVSAECTRRVVAMEGAVKAICSRLSGAGLGSRTSRDLAEQCIKVLELVCAREAGAVFEAGGLPCALCFIREHGARVHRDTLHSAMAVVTRLCGKVEPQDKSLPDCVEALSTLLRHEDAHVADGALRCFASLADRYSRRNTDPAPLASNGLVSELLHRLSNAAGPGTAIATTSGNPKTPPPSSTASTIPTPEAKSCASVSTIISLLSTLCRGSPSITHDLLRSELPDAIEKALKGDERCALDSMRLVDLLLVLLFEGRSALNRNTTGGPSGPLLPRLRRLDSAGEKSHRQLIDCIRSKDTDALIEAIDSGGIEVNFMDDVGQTLLNWASAFGTQEMVEFLCDRGADVNKGQRSSSLHYAACFGRPAIAKVLLKHGANPDLRDEDGKTPLDKARERVDEGHREVAAILQSPGEWMLPNQEHRKPETESEFTEPKGDPEMAPVYLKRLLPVFCATFQSSMLPSVRKASLSLIRKMVHYIQPDLLVETCGSDRTGDCGAMLVEVIANVLDNEEDEAGHLVVLQMIQDLMIKSKDEFLEHFARLGVFSKVAALAGPKESAPDPEAESNQSGEEQRMEDARELLVGRAYHWRDWCICRGRDCLYVWSDAAALELSNGSNGWFRFILDGKLATMYSSGSPEGGTDTSENRGEFLEKLQRARSQVKPNSVSQPVLSRPGTTRLIVGNWALSSRRESMLGIHNSDSLQVTILREDLPGFIFESNRGTKHSFTAETSLGPEFSAGWAGKRGKRLRSKIEAIKQKVKMQAQDIYERYFKAAQAQPRGVVAKLGVIVSQIEKACQKQQSGNREWRNILQSTLEELKLLLNEEGKVSAYELHSSGLVQALLTLLAAPPGPQPPTLRATKLRMQRIVVFKSCFHVADVNKVHNSAKILVHKLVSVLESIEKLPVYLYDTPGSGYGLQILTRRLRFRLEKAAGESSLIDRSGRSLKMEPLSTIQQLENHLLRMVAKQWYDHDRSTFTFVKKLKEGSKMTFKYQYDFDENGLLYWIGTNAKSCTEWVNPGQYGLVVVTSSDGRNLPYGQLEDILSRDPSALNCHTNDDKRAWFSIDLGVWIIPTAYTLRHAKGYGRSALRNWLFQASKDGVNWTHLYAHVDDTSLNEPGNTATWTLELTTEETQGWRHLRLQQIGKNSSGHTHYLSVSGFEVYGEVTGVCEDLGRAAKEAEAGIRRLRRLIKSQVLRHLVAGARVARGLDWKWRDQDGIPPGEGTVTGELHNGWIDVTWDHGGSNSYRMGAEGKYDLRLVGAGLDSDNGTKGKTGTGVLTGRKSSSTPSLPDCTDTVMRGSVASTDQAASADNLAAKQAAESLAESVLSVARAEAVVAVTGEGGANSTSELSVVLHPRPDTTVTSDLATIVESLALNTDCSSNSNSNRASSSSKPLLATVRGNKPVANLLEAAEALDRVREGADRLRNNTNSFLSGELLSIVPVRISVSGESEDNSLRIKPVQRHSGIADATKECSRDKEASSSTQNTTGGCPVVVTNPMSVSVPNLACSDTSNTLEPTTATGLLGTFTAMTRRRTFGPTGGQHIASNSNTGSNSRGPNSVSSLVRLALNPNFPGGLLSTAQSYPSLTSSGQVAGSGVTTTTGAGLGQALTMSLTSTSSDSEQLLLQVSLEDFLESCAGVASASGARIINRPTLVTELEDDEDVVLEEEEDNDEHDQEEDDEENEDEGDGCEGDYEEVMVSRNLLATFMEEEASQSSKSRAWDDEFVLKRQFSALIPAFDPRPGRTNINQTTDLEVPPPGSETQSSARVGSLPMPRLSLTLKGPGLPGVPDVELPLTEPHASIFQAVQELMQLTELGSRQEKLRRIWEPNYTIIYKESRDEESSGRATPIVTLYSRNATQNSSACTVEDVLQLLRHVYVLSTTRDDGKHIDYDEFEESTCCVHPDDFTSKKITNKIVQQIQDPLALAAGALPNWCEELARSCPFLLPFETRRLYFSCTAFGASRSIVWLQTQRDAVLERQRAPGLSPRRDDSHEFRVGRLKHERVSVPRGEKLLDWAEQVLKVHASRKSILEVEFVGEEGTGLGPTLEFFALVAAELQRKDLGLWLCDDEESQEDSEGQIRVSSDQVRPAGYYVTRPSGLFPAPLPQDSAACERAARYFWFLGVFLAKVLQDNRLVDLPLSRPFLKLMCHGDITNNVNEKIGLSGVTQESMSSSMSSSFISEEGEADAAYSSFVPSPWYAGLLDIEDLVHVDPVRGEFLKEIQTATAKRDRTFSDGRNSADEETSLNITHPSGMSVPIEDLALTMTYSPSSKIFGHDQVELVEGSADMTVTMENAREYAELTVNYCLDRGISKQLESFRSGFSKVFPMEKLHAFSPEEIRAMLCGEQNPQWTREDLLNYTEPKLGYTRESPGFQRFVNVLVSLTGPERKAFLQFATGCSALPPGGLCNLHPRLTVVRKVDAGSGGYPSVNTCVHYLKLPEYPTEETLKERLLAATRERGFHLN